One window from the genome of Strix uralensis isolate ZFMK-TIS-50842 chromosome 22, bStrUra1, whole genome shotgun sequence encodes:
- the RPL23 gene encoding large ribosomal subunit protein uL14, which translates to MSKRGRGGSSGAKFRISLGLPVGAVINCADNTGAKNLYIISVKGIKGRLNRLPAAGVGDMVMATVKKGKPELRKKVHPAVVIRQRKSYRRKDGVFLYFEDNAGVIVNNKGEMKGSAITGPVAKECADLWPRIASNAGSIA; encoded by the exons ATGTCGAAGCGAG GACGCGGCGGTTCCTCCGGTGCGAAGTTCCGCATCTCCCTCGGTCTCCCGGTGGGAGCTGTGATCAACTGCGCCGATAACACAG GTGCTAAGAACCTCTACATCATCTCCGTGAAGGGGATCAAGGGGCGCCTGAACAGGCTGCCAGCGGCTGGCGTGGGCGACATGGTGATGGCAACTGTCAAGAAGGGCAAGCCGGAGCTGAGGAAGAAGG TCCACCCAGCAGTGGTCATTCGGCAGCGGAAATCGTACAGGAGAAAAGACGGGGTGTTCCTCTATTTTGAAGACAACGCAGGAGTGATAGTAAATAATAAAGGTGAAATGAAAG gctctgcAATCACAGGCCCTGTGGCTAAGGAGTGTGCGGATCTGTGGCCCAGGATAGCCTCCAACGCAGGAAGCATTGCATAG